The Xenopus tropicalis strain Nigerian chromosome 2, UCB_Xtro_10.0, whole genome shotgun sequence genome window below encodes:
- the spry2 gene encoding protein sprouty homolog 2: METRVQNGNVSQPLLPARRDSERLHSDADPREILTQQVHVLSLEQIRAIRNTNEYTEGPTVAPRPVIKSAPRQTTPHKNERIHVVNEQRPFVRSPLPPMHSLSQAPLSRSVGTVTSSCRSNTRTSSSSTEQRLLVPPFTSSGLVADRIIRVQPKPELKSDILKPSSKEELGLHSLRCEDCGKCKCQECTYPRTLPSCWICDKQCLCSAQEVVDYGTCACCVKCLFYHCSNDDEDNCADNPCSCSQSHCCTRWSAIGVMALFLPCLWCYLPAKGCLKLCQGCYDRTNRPGCRCKRSNTVCLKVPHLQPRNLEKPT; this comes from the coding sequence ATGGAGACGAGAGTACAAAATGGCAACGTATCCCAGCCTTTGCTCCCGGCTCGGCGTGACAGTGAAAGATTACATAGTGATGCTGACCCACGTGAAATTCTGACACAACAAGTTCATGTTTTGTCTTTGGAACAAATAAGAGCCATAAGAAACACTAATGAATACACAGAAGGGCCTACAGTGGCTCCACGCCCTGTGATTAAATCTGCTCCACGACAGACTACGCCACACAAAAATGAAAGAATACATGTGGTAAATGAGCAGCGACCTTTTGTCAGGAGTCCACTTCCACCAATGCATTCCTTGTCTCAGGCACCTTTGTCACGATCAGTCGGTACAGTCACTTCATCTTGCCGGAGCAATACGAGGACAAGTAGCAGTTCTACAGAGCAAAGGCTTCTTGTGCCACCATTTACATCTTCAGGGTTGGTTGCAGACCGAATAATAAGAGTACAACCCAAACCTGAGCTGAAATCAGACATTTTAAAGCCCTCTAGTAAAGAGGAATTGGGCTTACATTCATTAAGGTGTGAGGACTGTGGGAAATGTAAGTGCCAAGAATGCACTTATCCAAGGACTCTCCCATCTTGTTGGATTTGTGACAAGCAGTGCCTTTGCTCAGCCCAGGAAGTTGTTGACTATGGAACCTGTGCTTGCTGTGTGAAGTGCCTATTCTATCACTGTTCAAATGATGACGAGGATAATTGTGCAGACAACCCATGTTCTTGCAGTCAGTCCCACTGCTGCACTCGATGGTCTGCCATTGGTGTCATGGCCTTGTTCTTGCCTTGTTTGTGGTGTTACCTTCCAGCCAAGGGTTGCCTTAAATTGTGCCAGGGCTGTTACGACCGCACAAATAGACCCGGATGTCGCTGCAAAAGATCAAACACAGTTTGCCTTAAAGTTCCACACCTTCAGCCTAGGAACTTAGAAAAACCAACATAG